Genomic DNA from Peribacillus simplex NBRC 15720 = DSM 1321:
GCCTATCCAAGGGGTGAAGGCCGGTTTTGCTAACGGAACGGGTCATTGCCCTTTTGTTCATTACATCCAGTACTTCGTGCTTTCTTTGAAATCCTACGAATAAGCCAACTTTCGTTAAATAACAATGTGAATGTAAATTTACGCTGCTAGTTGTTCAAATGGGAAGATCATTTCCGGTTTATAGGCAGAGCCATTACGAGCTATACCTACTAGGACACGGGCGAGTTTTCCACAAAGTTTCATGATGGATTTCATTTTCTTAATCTTCTTCACTTTAACATTATTCGAGTGTAGGGCCTTAAACTCAGGGTTATTCATCACTAGACTCATGGTCGCAAGGAAGAGGTAACGCCGCAGGCGTGATCTTCCACGTTTGGAAAGAACAATTTGGCCTTTCCACTTCCCAGAGCTTGCTTCAGCGAGATGCAATCCTGCATGACGAAGGAGCGCATTCCCGTGAGCGAACCCACTCAGATCTCCAGCTTCTCCTAAGATTCCCGCTAGTGAAATCTCGCTGATTCCTTTAATGGCAAGTATTTGCTTAACGAATGGAATCTGTTCCAAGACGTTTGTGACTTCTTGCGTCACTCTTTCGAGTTGGGATGAAGCGAGATCATATTCCTCTAATAATTGTCCCAAGTGAAGTTTATACGCATCAAGGGCTTGTTTCGTACCAATTGAACGCTTGGCCAATACAAGCAGGGAACGGGCTTTTTTATGCCCGGAATGTCGCTTCATACATGATTTCCAACCGGTTACGATATCTTGAGGCTGTAAGGAACATAATTCAGCTGGGGTAGGAAAGAGGCGTAGGGTTGCGATTGCCCCTTTACATGATACGTCTTTAAACACTTGCCGGAGCTCGGGAAAGACCACATCCACCCAGCGATTAATTTGGTTGATGGAGCTAACATGACGCTTAACGGTCACATCTCGGTTAGCCATAAGGACACGAAGTTTTTCAAATGATTCTGAAGTGGAACGAACGAAGGCATAGTAGCCATTCTTCACCATATCAGCGATGACAAGGGCATCTTATTTATCACTTTTGGATTGCGTATTATCACGATTTTCTTTGTTTCTTTTGACATGGTGAGGATTGACGGTGACGACATCCATGTTTTGTTTGACTAGCCACTTTGAAAGGTTTATCCAATAATGTCCGGTAGGTTCCATTCCGACTATCGTTGTGTCTAGGTTTTTCATTTGTTTTAGTTCCTGGATCCAGTTTAGTAATCGAGTAAAACCCTCTTCGTTATTTTCAAAAGACAAGGGTTTCCCGACCACAATGCCCCGAAAGTTTACAGCACGGGCCACGTGTAAGTGTTGGGCAATATCCACACCAACAACTAGATGTTGATCCGTAATTCTCTCAATTAGTTGATTTTGTTTGTTTTGCATTTTAAAATTCATAGTAGGGCTTCCTCCTTAAGACTTTGAGTTAGATTGGTCTCTATACTCGTATCTTACTGAGGGGCTCTATTTTTTTCAAACCTGATATTTAACGATCTACAGGAATGCTAACGGGTGCGTTAGCGCCATAAGAAGGCCGCCAATTGGCGGCCCTTTTGAAAGTATGTTTCTTACATAACTCGTACATGGGGTAACACCATCAAAACGCGGAAACGTATGCTAGGCAAATTCGACACTAAAATAACCGATCTTCCGTATGTTAAGAAGAATCGGCGATTTGTCGACAGTCTGACAGCCATTTTATTTGCTGTTTAAATTATTGTACATTCAGTTTTATTGTTCATGCGTCCAAGTGATTGATTCACCTGTGGATGGGCAGCTTGGGAACTTTTCTCCTTGCTGAAGCACCACATGTTCTCCATCTGCATCTAGATAATGTCCTGATTCCATAACAGTTTCTCCAGTTCTATGAGCGTGGCTTGCATGAGTCCAGGTTGTAGAATTTCCTGTGGAAGGACATTCAGGAAATGTTTCCCCTTGATGCAGATCTTTTTTTTCCCCAGTAGTACAAATGTAAGCACCAGCTTCTGATACAGTTTCTCCTGTGTGGTGATGGTCTGTGATGTGAGTCATAAGAATTCCTCCTTTTGATTTAACTAAACAACAACTGATAGTTTCTCACAGACCCATTAAATTATTCTATTGATGGGAAGGTAGAAATCGCAATAAATACTGCATCTGAAATAAAAAAGTATCAATATAAAAAGACCAGTCTGTTAACACCAGACTGGTCTTCTGTTTTATTCACAACAAGATTTATTATTAATATCCAATCTGGCTAGAACGGGGCTGCCACAGCAAGAACCATCCTTCGTTTCAGTTGCTGGAATATCAGAATCGCAGGAATTAGATTTCAGATTCACACTGCAAACTCCTGTTTCAGGGAGTTCCAAGTGTACTTCTTTTGCCCCTTCTACATCGCCAGTAAGATAAGCCACCACGGAACGGACTTGTTCATAGCCAGTCGCCAGTAAGAAGGTAGGTGCTCTTCCATAACTCTTCATGCCAACAATGTAGAAGTTCTTTTCAGGGTGCCGTAATTCTTGTTCACCATGCGGCCGCACGGTTCCACAACTATGAATATTGGGATCAATTAGCGGAGCAAGCGCTTCTATGCTTTCCACAGCTGAATCAAGGTTTATTCTTATTTCATTTAAAAAGGATGTATCGGGTCTGAAACCTGTACTCACAACGATTTCATCGATTTCACTGATTGTGGTTTCTTCTCCGTTACGTTCTCCCACAACAGTGATTTTATCGTTTGTTGGATACACTCCGTTAATATGAAAGGGCGTTAGAATATTGATTCGTCCAGACTCCACTAATTGCTGAATTCTTATGCCCAACTCTCCACGAGCGGCCAAGCCGTCATTTTCTTGTCCACCGTACACTTCATGGATTTGTTTTTTACGAAGAACCCAGTAGATCTTGGTATCCGTAAATTTTTGCTGTAAGGTTGCCAGATCCAATAAGGCATTTATGGCAGAATGACCGCTTCCGATCACCACGGTGGTTTTATTTTGATATCTGTTTTCTAATTGTTCGATGTTAGGGATGCCATAGTGGATTTGATTGTGTAATTGTCTCTCCGCATTCGTCCAGACTCCATTGGAAAGGATCGGGTTCGGATTAGTCCAAGTACCTGATGAATCAATCACTGCTTTCGCTTCAATGACTGTTGTGTCACCATTCACTTCTACATACAGTTGAAAGGGAACAGTGTCTCGTTTTCCTGTTTTTAATTTATCATGAGCCTTTTTGGCAACACCGACTACTTTTGCCTGTAAGATGATCTTTTCTTTCATTTCTGGAAGGTTACTCAACGGAAGAAGGTACTCTACTACCAGTTCGCGACCTGTTGGCAAAGCATTTTCGTCAGGTGACGTCCATCCATCGTTCTCCAGTAATTCCTTTGCTGCTTTATCGATGTTATATTGCCACGGAGAAAACATTCGAACGTGTCCCCACTCCAACATACTCGAACCAACGGAATCCCCCGCTTCCAATACGATAAACTTCTCCCCTTTTTTTAGTAAATGAGCGGCAGCGGCCAGCCCCACAGGACCCCCACCTATAATTGCTACGGGTAAAGCACTTTTATCAAATTGAACCATCATTATTCCCTCCTATATTTTCATTTAAAAAAAGTTGTAATTTGCAAGTATTGTCGAAAAATTATACTACCCCCAAGGAGTAGTACAACATACGGAAGACTTCAACATCCGATCATTAAGCAATGTCAGAGAACGCACGACTGATTCCTTCTCAAACTCATTCATCGTCTTGAAGATCTCATTCAAGTAATCATTCATTTGTTGATCGATGGTTTGATTGATTTTCATGCCTTCATCGGTCAGTGAAAGAATAGAAATTCTCCGATCTTCCGCATCAGGGGTTTTTGTGACTAAATTCAATTTTATTAGGGATTGGATTTGTCGACTAAACGTCGTAATATCCGTTCCCAATGTTTCTGCAATTTGCTGGATGGAAGCCT
This window encodes:
- a CDS encoding FAD-dependent oxidoreductase; translated protein: MMVQFDKSALPVAIIGGGPVGLAAAAHLLKKGEKFIVLEAGDSVGSSMLEWGHVRMFSPWQYNIDKAAKELLENDGWTSPDENALPTGRELVVEYLLPLSNLPEMKEKIILQAKVVGVAKKAHDKLKTGKRDTVPFQLYVEVNGDTTVIEAKAVIDSSGTWTNPNPILSNGVWTNAERQLHNQIHYGIPNIEQLENRYQNKTTVVIGSGHSAINALLDLATLQQKFTDTKIYWVLRKKQIHEVYGGQENDGLAARGELGIRIQQLVESGRINILTPFHINGVYPTNDKITVVGERNGEETTISEIDEIVVSTGFRPDTSFLNEIRINLDSAVESIEALAPLIDPNIHSCGTVRPHGEQELRHPEKNFYIVGMKSYGRAPTFLLATGYEQVRSVVAYLTGDVEGAKEVHLELPETGVCSVNLKSNSCDSDIPATETKDGSCCGSPVLARLDINNKSCCE
- a CDS encoding MarR family winged helix-turn-helix transcriptional regulator — encoded protein: MENENLRGLFQLLTRRFGLLNKNCCRADGIEISLVQSHILYEINRQNKASIQQIAETLGTDITTFSRQIQSLIKLNLVTKTPDAEDRRISILSLTDEGMKINQTIDQQMNDYLNEIFKTMNEFEKESVVRSLTLLNDRMLKSSVCCTTPWG